CATGTGTGCAATTTCCTTGTTTATATTTTTGGTCATTCAAGTATGTTTTGTCAGTTTGCTGTATGTACTGCTTACACGTTTTCCTTTTAATTATTGCAAGCTGCTTATTACTAGTTTACAAAAGGTTGGCATGAGTTTGTGCATACCAATGATATGGCTTGAGACATTTAAAAATCTGTGAATAACCAATTTGAATAGATTAGAGTTTTGGCCATAGCCATATGATCTCCGTTCTCCATGTATGACCCAACCCTATAATATAGTATGTAATAGTCCATACATTTAATActcctctgtgtttttcagCTTTACTGCATCAGGCGATGTCCATCGTCACAAAGTGGTCCACACTGGAGAGAAGCCCCATCTGTGTGATATATGTGGTCGAGGTAGATGACTGCTCTAAACAGAAGCAATTATCTTAATTATTTCCTTTATCCATCTACATGGAGTTCCTAACTGATGATGAAGTTGAACCTTTATGAAGTATTGATAGTGTGAGCTGCTTAGTTCACGGAACCAGTTAGAGAATTGTGATATATTTTGTGTTGCctggtgatttatttatttttttgtcactgTGTGTATTTCAGGATTCAACAACTTGAGCAATCTCAAGGAGCACAAGAGGACTCACGCCACAGACAAGACATTCACATGTGACCAGTGCGGAAAAtccttcaacacacacagaaaacttCTGAAGCACAAGGCCCGTCACactggggaaaaaacacacagctgtgCCACATGTGGTAAGGAGCCGTGTCTTAGCAATGTAGACAAAGTTGTAttctagggctgcaacaattAGTCAGTTAACTGAAAATAAATCTGAAGCTATTTCAAGAACGTTATGTTTTACGCAGATAAACCCAGCATTTAAGAATTCCAGCTTCAGACCTTctaaatgttgtttgttgtctAAATGCTCCTCATTATCTCTGGTACTGGACCATCTTTTAGACGTTACAGACGTTTTTATGACATATAGGGCCTTGCTAAATTACAGTGGTAATTTCTCAAAAGACAATAAAACGCTTGAGTCCTGTCTTATTGCTCTGCACGCCAAGTAGAGTTCAATCCGTGTCAAAAAGCAATAATGTAATTCAGTATAAAATAGCAAATGTCTGCACCGTGTTTACActgaaaatgtgttgttgttttagggaaATGCTTTATTGGCTCCGGGGACCTGCAGCGTCACATACGCTCCCACACTGGTGAGAAACCCTACATCTGCAACGCCTGTGGAAAGAGCTTCACCCGCTCTGCCATGTTGAGGAGACACAGCAACATGCACTGCAAAGGTGCTCCAGCTGACAGCCCTGTTACAGACAACTCCGACCCACCCAGTAGCTCAGATGGAGCGGCCGCGTTCCCCAAACCCGTCAGCCTCGGTAAACCTCCTGCAGCAACCATTGATCAGCACTTCCCCAGCATGatgccccatgcaggcttggtgAAACCCCCACTGACTACTAGTTCTCCACCACATATCGAGAGTCCGGGTCCCACCCGCACACGCCTTCCAGAGCTGCGCTCGCTGGTACCCCACCACCTTCTTTCCTCTAACCACCAGGAAAGCGGTGCAGCCCCGACAGCCACAGACCACATGAAACTCGCCAAACCACACTTGTCTCAGGAGGTTGTGTATGGTCCCTATGTGGAGAATGGGACCATGTCTGTGGAGATGGGCAGAGGTGGGGTGGGCAGGTCATACCTCCCTCCCACAGACAATCACAGCAGTTCCCTCAGTTCTTCCAGCAGGCCCAATAGTGGCTCCTACAGGTCCACTGAAGGTCAGTTTATCTCCAGTGTGACTCTGTGGGGCCTGGCAATGAAAACGCTGCAGAATGATAACGACATGGAACAGTAAAATGTTGGTGAGATGTTAGATCAGAGGTTGTGCACTTCACTGATagtgaatttgttttaattggtaTCAACTGGCGCTCGGTTGGTCATACTGACCTGTAACACACAAACGGTAGCTCTCATGTATCCTTTGATGAAGCAAACGTGAAGtaatatgatttatttatttataaatcaaAGAGCTTcctagttttttttcttaaccgaaaaaaatacaaatctaaGAAAAATCACAATAATTGCCTAAAAAttccaatgttgtttttctggtcCCAGTTTGTGAGGTCAATGCAGGTGTGCTTCTTCATATGTCAACAACTATATTACCCTTAATTATAGATACAGCAATGCACCAGTATTTGGCCTCCTATAATTCAGTGTGTTTCCAGGTCTTAAGGTCTAAACCGTAAACATCACAGTATGCATCTCAGTTAATTACCCTCTTTCACTTTGCATATACTGCACTGCACTTTCAACTATTTTCAACTATCACTGTCAAATGTGGCTGTATTATATTCATATCTGAATAACATACGTACAATATGTTTAATATTAACACTTGCCGTGTTAAggtattttacatttctttgtaaacaaaaaaagggttttattttttttacatttctttgtaaacaaacaagaaacaaacaaaaatcaagCTTTTGGTGATATATGAGGAGAAACACAGCTCCGTATTTCTTTCATGTGCAATACAAAGTTTGACATATTAATACCATAAATGTGAAAACTGCTATTTGAACGCGTATCACACAAAATCTTAGATTGTATTATAGTttgtaaatgtatatttgtatatgAACTGAAAACCTAAATAAAGTTTAGGCTGGTTTACCATGACATTCCTGCACAAGCTTACAGGTTCACAATTATTCGTGCCCTAGAGGAAGACTGTAATGTGGTGATTGGTTACAAAATGTTTGACTGTGGCCACGCAGTCCTCAGACTTGTGTTGCACTGCAGTTGTACGCGGTCCAGTGCAGTAGATGGCGGTACAACACCTCACTGTTGCCCGTATCACTGGACACGACACACTACTCGGGAGGCAGCACATCTCCCGCAAACGAGGGAGCTAACGGAGGCTGCAGGATGGCCATCTCCACGCTTCAGTCCTTCAACGTCTTCCTCACGGAGAGGTTGACCGCGGCCGCGGGGGACATCTACGGATTCGTTGAGAAGACAATCGTAGACTACCAGGAGGAGGTGTACCAAGCGAAGCTGGAGAACCAGCGGTTGCAGCGGCTGCTGGATTTGGTCTACAAACCCGAGATCAGGCTGCGCAGGGCAGGTGGGTTCCTGTGTTAGTTGATCATTAATGGTAATTAGTGATGATCGTTAATGGCATCAGATCGCACTGAAGTCACGTTAagggatgttgttgtttttggcgACATTCCGTTACGTTGGCAAACCGTGTTAGCTAATGCTACGTTTTTCTTAGCTATAACGTTACCTGTAAAACGGAGAGGGGACATTTCCCGtcgtattttcaaaataaaaccagttaAGCCATGATGACGAGGTTCCAAGTGACTTTAATTATCAaagtacatctacaacttttagaatatatatatttattgatatgCATTTAGACGATAGTGTGGTATTTTCGGCATACGTCTGATCTACCTAGCAGTAGCCAATTGTAATATATCAACAATTACAGTTTATCGAGAGCACAAAGTGCAAAGTGTGGAGACTTGGTCCTGGCTGTATTCCATTATGTTACCAGTTAAAGTCAGTAGTAAATCATTGGCAgggaatatgtgtgtgtttgtagtttattacatTTGAAGAAACCCGTAACCGTATGTGTAAGTCTCACACATATGTAGGGGATGGTcactgtgtcttcagtctcacATTCCTCTTTCTCTGTACATCCCTCTGCTTCAGATTCTATTTCAGAtcctccgtctgtccgtctttcttcatctcatccctcacccccccctttctctgctTGGAGGGTCACATCCCATAATACAgtgcagatgaacatgattcagacgaTAAAGGTTTATATGTTGAACAATATGAAACTTAATCTTAGGTATtttgaaacaacagcaaatttatttttgattattcCAACGgcagaatacaaggcgcagggaactttgaggtggtAAACGCTATTTACAGCTGCGTAAGCgttatttccaaaattccagaggcaCGTAAATGGCGTTAACACTCCAGTACAGGCCTGGTTaggagtaaaaaataaaaaacaggccAGTAACGTAGTTGTCGTACACCTAAGTGACCTCGAGTCACTAATGGCAACAATAAAACTTCTATCTTGCAAGTTACGGGAAAAAACAACTTAATAGACTAGATGTCTCCATATGGGCAACAAGTTTCACCATTTTATATGAAAGTTAGATTGTATTTTATCCTGATCGAATGAACCACTGCCATTTATGTTACCATCAAGTCTAAGTTTGCATACAATTAATTGATTCTTGCTAACTACaagttatataatataacagggctgtagtggagggtaaacgcacgtaaacgccgtttacgcacctctggaattttggaaatagcgtttacccacctataaatagcgtttacccacctataaatagcgtttaggcacctctaagtggcgtttacgcacctttAAGTGGCgcttacgcacctcaaagttccatgcgccttgtattcttccgttggaataatccgaaataaactttgTGTAattagtagtcgcgcgctctgtgttcgctggtcgtgcacggtaaaaggacaagaaaaacgcctggtgacgcgtatattagaaaacaagtcagttctcaatgtgaaaaaaacatgctgtataggctatttatgatgacataggtagtacatgagtgttcctttaacttatgttgtcagtgtaattgacaggctgcttaactggttaactcttaggACTCTTAGCAAcacgttctggggttcatggctcttctgtgcaaggcaggacctgacgtggaggacaaggaggccctctgggcacgactgtaaaaaggagactccatatgtagatagttcttaatctgcaattgtcttgttgtgttgacatacttttcttcactgttttcttagatttaataaactacaaactactaacccatttattcattgtcattgattgtatatgacttttactgataacataatgcaatatagccaggacagccttacagagtcgcgacgctttgtgttgcgttgcttcgcatcgcgtcaaggtctgtatgatcacaaaattcagagttcacccacctctaattttaccactacagcactggttaTATGCGTACAGTTGGTGGTTTGGCTGTTTGGAGATAATAAAACACTCACAAAAAACCTCAAAGCAATTTAATTTGAGTCTGTTTGAATCGATTCGATTCCTTGTACCCTGTGCCTATTAGAAGgtggttgctaggcaacacaCACTTATGGATTTCTTTAAAATGCAATAGTAATGTATTAGCGGTGTCGTACTGTAACAGTCATACACACTGTGGACTGTGAGTGTGACGCATTTCTGTCACCGTCTTTGCAGATGGCGAACAGCAGACTGCACTGATTTCGGTGGAGGAGATCACCCCTAAACTGGAGGAGTGTAGCCCGAGTGCGTGCCAGGACCAGCCGGGACCCTCCCGGGAgaatgaggagcaggaggagcacggggagcagaaggaggaactCTGGATCAATGGGACGGAGGAGCAACCGGCCGCAGAGGACAGCGACGACGGGGACGCCTTGACGAAAGAACTCATCAAAACAGTGCAGCAATTGGAAGACTGTAGAGCAGCGGAGGAAGGCAGAGAGCCAGAGCAAACGCCTGCAGAGGATCCAGAGCACTCTCAAGAGAAGACCAGTACCACCTTGTACCGATGCCACGTATGCAACTACATATTCACCAAAAAGGCAGTGCTTACATGGCACCTCAAGACGCACGAAAGCAAGTCACATGACGGCAAAGGGAACTTTGACTGTCacatatgtggcaaacacatccCCTGTCAGAGCAACCTGCAGAACCACATGAGAGTCCACACGGGAGAGAGACCCTACAGCTGCCATTTCTGTGGCAAGTGTTTTAAACTGAAGGGACACATGACGGAACATATAAGAACTCACACAGGAGAGAAGCCGTTCAGCTGTCACATCTGTGGCAAATCTTTCAACAGAGGTTCAACTTTGAGGAAACACGTTTTAGCCAAACATAAAGAGGAGAGGCCGTACAAATGTGGGGATTGTGACGAGTTATTTACCGAGaggctgctgatgaagaggcACATGCGAAGAGTTCACGGAGTAAAATTGTCCACCAGTCAAAGTCTTGCCTAGAACTTCGGAGCAGAATGTGGAATAAAGCTCGGTGtctttttaaaggttttgaTGCTAGCGCCAGTGAGTTTTGGtaccaaaatgtttttcaagatgttgctgaatattttaatgacatTATGCcacgttccttttttttcacagaaagcctaaatgttaaatgttgtgtAACATAAATAACCTTACTTTGCTTGAATAAAATACCATCAAGGATTGAATCATTTGTTTCAATGGGATGTGTGAGATATAAACTTATTGCCGCAATGCAAAGTTTTCACTCACCTGGGAAGTGCGCCCAAACTAAAGTTTGGGATAGTTTAGATGTGACCTGCATTTTGTTTGCACTGTGAGTAGCTGTGGGTTGTGAGTTGGCCACGTaccatttcctctctgcttaTAACTCGTGTTGATCATTAATATGCAGCATGAAATAAACTTTCATGCTGCtggatttaaaaagacaaatgaaatgGCTGTGGTCCCTTTTAAATTGAATCTGCTCTAAACATCTCTGTAAATCGCATTAATGTGCACCATAATAACATATACAACTAGTGCTTATGTTGTACTCTaaaggtgttttatttatttatatatattgtacatAGTTGTACTTATTTTTGTTTGCCAAAGTCATATTTGCAACCTGTTGTAAAACACCATATgtaaacacaaaaatataaaacaaaaaaaaagtcaggtgTGACAATATATGGGAAAATGCATCGCTGtcaactttttctttctttttccggAGCACATGTGTGTAATGCAGCAGTACCCAAGTAAGGACTACAATGAGAGATACAAACCTGGTGTGCAAAATATGGGTCAGACTTAT
The Gasterosteus aculeatus chromosome 17, fGasAcu3.hap1.1, whole genome shotgun sequence DNA segment above includes these coding regions:
- the zbtb49 gene encoding zinc finger and BTB domain-containing protein 49, with protein sequence MDTLSSHSSYLLQQLQEQRIQGLLCDCMLVVKGVCFKAHKNVLAAFSSYFRSLFQNSPSQKNEVFNLVIQDVSGIGQILDYMYTSHLDINQDNVQALLDIAQCLQVPNVQSMCNAFLKPCPPPVEITSFSLPGMLSSEHDCLLGSNLHHDVDLQCPSETSRPGFNGDMDQNKRLPVSVPNSSSNCDTASSMQAPAEKQLVHGYKLRNFYSKQYFKQSALQTNNAALNQGPCPLVLMEDQQCPLGVSQGGSNTPVCSGNTVQPNPPCTSVAVQKNNVSSLTPSDNLNTPTANSADSMLNKPVRPKKAVYLKKYNYLRSQKALEEMFAESVSEPVLSCPKESHQEESVVQTPVSESPIEGLNSDREQVTETATDVQPPSPPPENQEEHLKTVPETPETQQQILNKQYCCEVCGKIFKHPSNLELHKRSHTGEKPFQCNVCGRYFSQAGNLQTHLRRHSGEKPYICELCGKSFTASGDVHRHKVVHTGEKPHLCDICGRGFNNLSNLKEHKRTHATDKTFTCDQCGKSFNTHRKLLKHKARHTGEKTHSCATCGKCFIGSGDLQRHIRSHTGEKPYICNACGKSFTRSAMLRRHSNMHCKGAPADSPVTDNSDPPSSSDGAAAFPKPVSLGKPPAATIDQHFPSMMPHAGLVKPPLTTSSPPHIESPGPTRTRLPELRSLVPHHLLSSNHQESGAAPTATDHMKLAKPHLSQEVVYGPYVENGTMSVEMGRGGVGRSYLPPTDNHSSSLSSSSRPNSGSYRSTEGQFISSVTLWGLAMKTLQNDNDMEQRSPQTCVALQLYAVQCSRWRYNTSLLPVSLDTTHYSGGSTSPANEGANGGCRMAISTLQSFNVFLTERLTAAAGDIYGFVEKTIVDYQEEVYQAKLENQRLQRLLDLVYKPEIRLRRADGEQQTALISVEEITPKLEECSPSACQDQPGPSRENEEQEEHGEQKEELWINGTEEQPAAEDSDDGDALTKELIKTVQQLEDCRAAEEGREPEQTPAEDPEHSQEKTSTTLYRCHVCNYIFTKKAVLTWHLKTHESKSHDGKGNFDCHICGKHIPCQSNLQNHMRVHTGERPYSCHFCGKCFKLKGHMTEHIRTHTGEKPFSCHICGKSFNRGSTLRKHVLAKHKEERPYKCGDCDELFTERLLMKRHMRRVHGVKLSTSQSLA